Proteins from a single region of Chryseobacterium sp. W4I1:
- a CDS encoding C45 family peptidase: MKKNNRFALAFRGIQFLLAITLISCGVSKSVHHVPDISKYTLEIPKVNKINDSTFSFNQNYLTKNRQQLWELYIKGNPLQLGYNNGALTQNLMQQQEEIFFSKVEGFVPSKFKQKLLRGFLKWYNRKMYLNVRDDYQAELYGLSQYSSDKYNFIAPKYLRNLYLHGAHDIGHAMQDLAMVGCTSLAVWNENTEDGELLIGRNFDFYVGDEFAKNKLIEFVEPEAGIPYMSVSWPGMIGVVSGMNKEGITVTINAGKSKIPLSAKTPISLVTREILQYAGNINEAIAIAKKRKVFVSESILVGSAHDKNAVIIEVSPENFGVYRVENTSKVYCTNHFQSEVYKDDKRNQKHIIESHSEYRYEKLQELLQEKKKLNPEKMAAILRDKSGLKDQKIGYGNEKAINQLLAHHAVIFSPEKRLVWVSSNPYQLGEFVCYDLNKIFSGKNLEESLKAKTARNITRDPFADSEAFNNYEMSKVLGTEVSNAIDNKKDVILSDDFIPYYQSMNPDYWLVYYQAGRYYFGIDEFSKAKTEFEKALTKEITTVPDRQNVEKYLKKTLKKLK, from the coding sequence ATGAAAAAGAATAACAGATTCGCTTTAGCATTCCGGGGAATTCAATTTCTTTTGGCTATTACCCTTATTTCATGCGGCGTTTCTAAATCGGTTCATCATGTTCCTGATATCAGTAAGTATACACTGGAAATACCGAAGGTCAATAAGATCAATGATTCTACATTCAGCTTTAATCAGAATTATTTAACCAAAAACAGACAGCAGCTCTGGGAACTATATATTAAAGGAAATCCTTTACAGTTAGGATATAATAACGGTGCGCTGACTCAAAACCTGATGCAGCAGCAGGAAGAGATCTTCTTCTCAAAAGTCGAAGGCTTTGTTCCGTCAAAATTTAAACAAAAGCTTCTTCGTGGATTTTTGAAATGGTACAACAGGAAAATGTACCTGAATGTAAGAGATGACTATCAGGCAGAATTGTACGGGCTGTCACAGTATTCCTCAGACAAGTACAATTTTATTGCTCCAAAATACCTTCGGAACTTATATCTTCACGGCGCTCACGACATTGGCCATGCCATGCAGGATCTGGCCATGGTAGGCTGTACTTCGCTTGCCGTCTGGAATGAAAATACGGAAGACGGAGAACTATTGATTGGAAGAAACTTCGACTTTTATGTAGGAGATGAGTTTGCTAAAAATAAGCTGATCGAATTTGTAGAACCGGAAGCCGGAATTCCATACATGTCCGTTAGCTGGCCGGGAATGATAGGCGTAGTTTCTGGAATGAATAAAGAAGGAATAACAGTTACGATTAATGCCGGAAAATCTAAGATCCCACTATCCGCTAAAACCCCGATCTCTCTTGTGACAAGGGAAATTCTGCAGTATGCGGGAAATATTAACGAGGCCATCGCTATTGCCAAGAAGAGAAAAGTTTTTGTTTCCGAATCTATTCTGGTCGGAAGCGCTCATGATAAAAATGCAGTGATTATTGAGGTTTCCCCTGAAAACTTCGGAGTCTACAGGGTGGAAAATACCAGCAAAGTGTATTGTACCAATCATTTTCAATCCGAGGTCTATAAAGATGACAAAAGAAACCAGAAACATATCATAGAAAGCCATTCCGAATACCGTTATGAAAAGCTTCAGGAGCTTCTCCAGGAAAAGAAAAAGCTCAATCCTGAGAAAATGGCTGCTATCTTACGGGATAAATCAGGTTTAAAGGACCAAAAGATTGGCTACGGAAATGAAAAAGCAATCAATCAGCTGCTAGCTCACCATGCGGTCATTTTCTCACCTGAAAAAAGGCTCGTATGGGTTTCTTCGAACCCTTATCAGTTGGGAGAATTTGTCTGTTATGATCTGAATAAAATTTTTTCCGGAAAGAATTTGGAAGAAAGTTTGAAGGCAAAAACAGCACGTAATATCACCAGAGATCCTTTTGCAGATTCGGAAGCATTCAATAATTATGAAATGTCAAAAGTACTGGGAACAGAAGTGAGCAATGCCATTGACAACAAAAAAGATGTGATATTAAGTGATGATTTCATTCCTTATTATCAATCTATGAATCCGGATTATTGGCTGGTCTACTATCAGGCCGGGAGATATTATTTTGGGATCGATGAATTTTCAAAAGCGAAAACTGAATTTGAAAAAGCGTTGACCAAAGAAATTACCACAGTTCCGGACAGACAAAATGTAGAAAAGTACCTGAAGAAAACTCTAAAGAAGCTAAAATGA
- a CDS encoding NAD(P)/FAD-dependent oxidoreductase, whose product MKKEYDILVIGSGLGGLVSALILAKEGLKVCVLEKNNQYGGNLQTFSRDKLIFDTGVHYLGGLSKGQNLHQFFSYLEIMDELELHQMNEEGYDRISFGDENVEYPHAQGYENFVEQLAAFFPNERQNLESYCEEIQYVCAQFPRYQVIGKDSYNEEILHLNTKRFIESVTQDKKLQAVLLGSNFLYGGDSENIPFYVHALTVNSYIQSAYKCVKGGSQITKLLIKKLRQYGVEVHKHSEVSGFIFNEAGVLSSVKTKSGKEYAAKKFISNIDIRSFIKLIGEERLRKSFLNRVMSWEPVSSCFSVYLVLKPQSLPNFNYNIYHYSLEEMVWNAFRYRKDSWPETYMLSSTPSKHHPDYAESLTAISYMDFDEVKAWEKTVNTVAEEHDRGLKYEQFKLEKAEKMISALEKKIPNLRHSIKNIYTSSPLSYRDYIGSFEGNMYGYMKSSDNPLKTMVSPRTKTDNLFLTGQSVNMHGILGVTIGAFNTCAEIIGKEVVDRRLKQMINTNEKE is encoded by the coding sequence TTGAAAAAAGAATACGACATACTTGTGATCGGTAGCGGATTGGGAGGCCTTGTTTCGGCTCTTATTTTGGCCAAAGAAGGTCTGAAGGTCTGCGTTCTGGAGAAAAATAACCAGTATGGCGGAAACCTGCAGACTTTTTCAAGAGATAAACTCATCTTCGATACCGGAGTTCATTATCTGGGCGGCCTTTCAAAAGGACAGAATCTCCATCAGTTCTTTTCCTATCTTGAAATTATGGATGAGCTGGAACTTCACCAAATGAATGAAGAGGGCTACGACAGGATTTCTTTTGGTGATGAAAACGTCGAATATCCTCATGCACAGGGCTATGAAAATTTTGTTGAACAGCTTGCAGCCTTTTTCCCGAACGAAAGACAAAACTTAGAAAGCTACTGTGAAGAGATTCAGTATGTTTGTGCACAGTTTCCAAGGTATCAGGTGATTGGTAAAGACAGCTATAATGAGGAGATTCTCCACCTTAATACCAAAAGATTTATAGAGTCTGTGACCCAGGATAAAAAACTCCAGGCCGTATTGCTCGGCTCCAATTTTTTATATGGCGGAGACTCGGAAAATATACCATTCTATGTGCATGCACTCACTGTGAATTCTTACATCCAGAGTGCTTACAAGTGTGTTAAAGGAGGAAGCCAGATCACTAAACTCCTGATCAAAAAACTTCGCCAGTACGGGGTAGAAGTGCACAAACATTCTGAGGTTTCGGGATTTATTTTCAACGAAGCTGGAGTTTTGTCTTCCGTAAAAACAAAATCCGGAAAAGAATATGCCGCGAAGAAATTTATTTCAAATATAGACATCCGTTCTTTCATCAAGCTGATCGGAGAAGAAAGACTGAGGAAATCTTTTTTGAACCGCGTGATGAGCTGGGAACCTGTTTCATCGTGTTTCAGTGTTTACCTGGTTTTAAAACCACAGTCACTGCCGAATTTTAATTATAATATTTACCATTATTCATTAGAAGAAATGGTATGGAACGCATTCCGTTACAGAAAAGACAGCTGGCCGGAAACCTATATGCTTTCTTCCACCCCCTCTAAACATCACCCCGATTATGCGGAAAGCCTTACTGCGATCTCCTATATGGATTTTGATGAGGTTAAAGCCTGGGAAAAAACAGTAAATACTGTTGCGGAAGAACACGATAGAGGGTTGAAATACGAACAGTTCAAGCTGGAAAAAGCAGAAAAGATGATCAGTGCCTTAGAAAAGAAAATTCCAAACCTGAGGCATTCCATAAAAAACATCTATACTTCATCTCCACTGTCTTACAGAGACTACATCGGCAGTTTTGAAGGAAATATGTACGGATACATGAAAAGCTCTGATAATCCGCTTAAAACAATGGTTTCTCCACGTACCAAGACCGATAATCTGTTCCTGACAGGACAGTCGGTCAATATGCACGGAATTCTGGGAGTAACGATCGGTGCATTTAATACCTGTGCAGAAATTATCGGAAAAGAAGTGGTAGATCGACGCCTGAAACAAATGATTAATACCAATGAAAAAGAATAA
- a CDS encoding lipid A biosynthesis acyltransferase produces the protein MNKWKGKSKGTILGYKIFVWCIRNIGIRSSYVVLYFVASYYFLFLRKSNRYIAYYFHKRLDYGYWKSKISIFKSYFTFGKVLIDKTAISAGLREKYTYEFDGVENLKNLLAEKKGGVLISAHIGNFEIAEHFFADIDFDCQINLVTTDQEVTVIKEYLESVSVKQSNIKFIYVKDDMSHIFEINKALSDNELICFTGDRYFEGSKYLEADLLGKKAKFPAGPFLIASRLGVPVVYVYVMKEKNLHYHLYARLAQNIKNRDSQGLLNSYVQNLESMIKKYPLQWFNYFDFWDDID, from the coding sequence ATGAACAAGTGGAAAGGTAAATCTAAAGGAACCATATTAGGATATAAAATATTCGTGTGGTGTATTAGAAATATCGGGATCAGGAGTTCATACGTTGTGCTCTATTTTGTAGCTTCCTATTACTTTTTGTTTCTTAGAAAAAGCAACCGCTACATTGCTTATTATTTTCACAAAAGACTTGATTACGGATATTGGAAATCAAAAATTTCTATTTTCAAAAGCTATTTTACCTTTGGAAAAGTGCTCATTGATAAAACAGCCATTTCTGCAGGATTAAGGGAAAAATACACCTATGAATTTGACGGAGTGGAAAACCTTAAGAACCTTTTAGCTGAAAAAAAAGGTGGTGTTCTTATCAGTGCCCATATCGGGAATTTTGAAATTGCAGAACATTTTTTCGCAGATATTGATTTTGACTGTCAGATCAATCTGGTCACTACCGATCAGGAAGTAACCGTCATTAAAGAATATCTTGAAAGTGTTTCCGTAAAACAGAGCAATATCAAATTTATCTATGTTAAAGATGATATGTCCCATATTTTCGAGATCAATAAAGCTTTATCGGATAACGAACTGATCTGCTTCACAGGAGACCGTTATTTTGAAGGGTCAAAATATCTGGAGGCAGACCTGCTGGGAAAAAAGGCTAAATTTCCGGCTGGACCTTTTCTTATTGCCTCCCGTCTTGGGGTTCCTGTAGTCTATGTCTATGTGATGAAAGAAAAAAATCTTCATTATCATCTTTATGCAAGACTGGCACAGAATATCAAAAACCGTGATTCTCAGGGACTTCTCAACTCTTACGTACAGAACCTGGAATCTATGATCAAAAAATATCCCCTTCAATGGTTCAATTATTTCGATTTTTGGGATGATATTGATTAA
- a CDS encoding acyl carrier protein, which produces MEREKIVDIVNDFLVNEFEVDGDEISNDANLKKTLGLDSLDYIDMVVVIESNFGVKLGEADFKQMITFDDFYTTIENKIAAKNA; this is translated from the coding sequence ATGGAAAGGGAAAAAATTGTTGACATCGTTAATGATTTCTTAGTAAACGAATTCGAGGTAGATGGTGATGAGATCAGCAATGATGCCAACCTGAAAAAGACGCTTGGGCTGGACAGCCTTGACTATATTGATATGGTCGTAGTAATTGAATCTAATTTCGGAGTGAAATTGGGAGAGGCAGATTTTAAACAAATGATCACATTTGATGACTTCTACACAACCATTGAAAACAAAATAGCCGCCAAAAACGCATAA
- a CDS encoding beta-ketoacyl synthase, producing MENRVVITGMGIYSCIGTSLQEVKESLYQGKSGIALVQERKEFGFRSGLTGVVPKPDLKNLLNRRQRVSMGEESEYAYLATSDALKQAGIDQDFLDANEVGILYGNDSVSQAVVESIDIAREKKDTTLMGSGAIFKSMNSTVTMNLSTIFKLRGINLTISAACASGSHSLGLAYMMIRNGFQDMIICGGAQETNKYSMASFDGLGVFSVREDEPTKASRPFDSGRDGLIPSGGGASLIVESLESAQKRGATILAEIVGYGFSSNGGHISTPNVDGPALAMERALKQSGLKAEDIDYINAHATSTPIGDANEAKAIYEIFGSEIPVSSTKSMTGHECWMAGASEVVYSILMMQNDFVAPNINLENPDDEAKKINLVSKTKNQKIDVFLSNSFGFGGTNSALIVKKFD from the coding sequence ATGGAAAATAGGGTTGTAATTACCGGGATGGGAATTTATTCTTGCATCGGGACCTCTTTGCAGGAAGTCAAAGAATCCCTATATCAAGGAAAATCCGGTATTGCTTTAGTACAGGAAAGAAAAGAATTCGGATTCAGGTCAGGCCTTACTGGTGTAGTCCCGAAACCGGATCTGAAGAATCTACTCAACAGACGCCAGCGGGTAAGCATGGGGGAGGAAAGCGAATATGCCTATCTTGCCACTAGTGATGCCTTGAAGCAAGCTGGTATAGATCAGGATTTTCTGGATGCCAATGAAGTCGGCATTTTATACGGAAACGACAGTGTTTCTCAGGCTGTGGTAGAATCTATCGATATTGCCAGAGAAAAGAAAGATACCACATTGATGGGATCCGGAGCGATCTTTAAATCAATGAATTCTACTGTGACCATGAACCTTTCAACGATTTTTAAACTGAGAGGAATCAATCTTACCATCAGTGCAGCCTGCGCCAGCGGTTCCCATTCTTTGGGACTGGCCTATATGATGATCAGAAACGGTTTTCAGGATATGATTATCTGTGGTGGAGCTCAGGAAACCAATAAATATTCAATGGCTAGTTTTGATGGGTTGGGTGTTTTTTCTGTGAGAGAAGATGAACCTACAAAAGCATCAAGACCTTTTGATTCCGGAAGAGACGGTCTGATCCCAAGCGGAGGAGGAGCCAGCCTTATTGTGGAAAGCTTAGAATCTGCTCAAAAAAGAGGAGCTACCATTCTTGCAGAAATTGTAGGTTACGGTTTTTCGTCAAACGGTGGACATATTTCGACACCAAATGTTGACGGACCTGCTTTAGCGATGGAACGAGCGCTGAAACAGTCCGGATTGAAAGCCGAGGATATTGATTATATTAATGCCCATGCAACGTCTACCCCAATCGGGGATGCCAATGAAGCGAAGGCGATCTACGAGATCTTTGGAAGTGAGATTCCCGTAAGTTCTACCAAATCTATGACCGGTCACGAATGCTGGATGGCAGGTGCAAGTGAAGTAGTCTACTCAATTCTGATGATGCAGAATGATTTTGTAGCCCCGAATATCAACCTGGAAAACCCTGACGATGAGGCGAAAAAGATAAATTTGGTCTCAAAAACGAAAAACCAAAAAATTGACGTATTTTTGTCAAATTCTTTCGGATTTGGGGGAACCAATTCCGCATTAATAGTTAAAAAATTTGATTAA
- the fabG gene encoding 3-oxoacyl-ACP reductase FabG, producing the protein MKCAIVTGGSRGIGRAVCIKLAEEKNYHILINYASNEAAAKETLSKVEELGATGEILKFDVANAEESQHVLTEWQDRNPDAIVEVIINNAGITRDGLFMWMQREDWDSVINTSLNGFFNVTNFFIQKLLRNKYGRIINMVSVSGVKGTAGQTNYSAAKGALVGATKALAQEVAKRNITVNAVAPGFIRTDMTQDFNEDELKAMIPANRFGEAEEVADLVAFLASRKASYITGEVVNINGGIYS; encoded by the coding sequence ATGAAATGTGCAATTGTCACAGGCGGCTCCAGGGGAATTGGAAGGGCGGTCTGTATAAAACTGGCGGAAGAAAAAAATTATCATATACTTATCAACTACGCTTCAAATGAAGCTGCAGCAAAGGAAACTTTGTCTAAAGTAGAAGAATTGGGGGCCACAGGAGAGATCCTTAAGTTTGATGTTGCCAATGCTGAAGAAAGCCAGCATGTTTTGACAGAATGGCAGGACAGAAACCCTGATGCCATTGTTGAGGTAATCATAAACAACGCCGGAATTACAAGAGATGGCCTGTTCATGTGGATGCAGCGTGAAGACTGGGACAGTGTCATTAACACAAGCTTAAACGGCTTTTTTAACGTAACTAACTTCTTTATACAGAAGCTTCTACGCAATAAATACGGAAGAATTATTAATATGGTTTCTGTTTCCGGGGTAAAAGGAACGGCAGGGCAGACCAATTATTCTGCAGCAAAAGGAGCTTTGGTAGGTGCTACAAAAGCGCTGGCTCAGGAAGTGGCTAAAAGAAATATCACAGTAAATGCAGTAGCTCCCGGGTTTATCAGAACTGATATGACACAGGATTTTAATGAAGACGAACTGAAAGCAATGATCCCGGCCAACAGGTTTGGAGAAGCAGAAGAAGTAGCAGATCTGGTTGCATTTTTAGCATCCCGAAAAGCATCATACATTACCGGGGAAGTAGTGAATATCAACGGAGGAATCTACTCATAA
- the hutH gene encoding histidine ammonia-lyase, with protein MKINNFLELKDFQKIIIENEKIELEESLLQRVETSFQFLKEFSKNKVIYGVNTGFGPMAQFKISDEDTHQLQYNLIRSHSSGIGNPLPAQEVKACMLARLNTLSLGNSGVHQSVVHLLKELINRDITPLIFEHGGVGASGDLVQLAHLALVLIGEGEVFYKGERKATKDVFEAEGLEAIKVEIREGLALMNGTSVMSGIGIVNAYKANQLTDISIRLSCAINEIVQAYDDHLSEALNGTKKHYGQQKVAERMRAHLADSKLIRKREDHLYTHFEEQEKVFKEKVQEYYSLRCVPQILGPVLDTLEYTENVLENEINSANDNPIINVEDKHVYHGGNFHGDYISLEMDKLKIVVTKLTMLAERQLNYLLNSKINEILPPFVNLGKLGFNFGMQGVQFTATSTTAESQMLSNSMYVHSIPNNNDNQDIVSMGTNAAVICRKVIENAFEVLAIEAITIIQAVEYLGFQDKVSSSTKELYDEIRKIIPAFSDDMVMYPYLEEVKKYLKAM; from the coding sequence ATGAAAATAAATAACTTTTTAGAACTGAAGGATTTTCAAAAAATTATCATTGAGAACGAAAAAATTGAACTGGAAGAATCGCTTTTACAGCGAGTAGAAACAAGTTTTCAGTTTTTAAAGGAATTTTCAAAGAATAAAGTAATATATGGTGTAAACACCGGATTTGGGCCGATGGCTCAATTTAAAATAAGTGATGAAGATACACACCAGCTTCAGTATAACCTGATCAGGAGCCATTCTTCAGGAATCGGGAACCCGTTGCCTGCGCAGGAAGTTAAAGCCTGTATGCTGGCAAGACTGAATACCCTTTCACTTGGAAATTCTGGTGTACATCAATCGGTAGTTCATTTACTTAAAGAATTGATCAATAGGGATATTACGCCATTGATCTTTGAACATGGTGGTGTAGGCGCAAGTGGAGATTTAGTTCAGCTGGCCCACCTTGCTTTGGTCTTGATCGGGGAAGGAGAAGTTTTTTATAAAGGCGAAAGAAAAGCCACGAAAGATGTTTTTGAAGCAGAAGGATTAGAGGCGATTAAAGTGGAGATCCGTGAAGGTCTTGCTTTGATGAACGGAACTTCCGTGATGTCCGGAATAGGAATTGTTAATGCTTATAAGGCCAATCAGTTAACGGATATTTCTATCAGGCTTTCCTGTGCAATCAATGAGATTGTTCAGGCCTATGATGACCACCTTTCAGAAGCTTTGAACGGCACGAAAAAGCATTACGGACAGCAAAAAGTGGCAGAAAGAATGCGTGCTCATCTGGCAGACAGTAAACTGATCAGAAAAAGGGAAGATCATTTGTATACCCACTTTGAAGAACAGGAAAAAGTATTTAAAGAAAAAGTTCAGGAATATTATTCGCTGAGATGTGTTCCACAGATTTTAGGCCCTGTTTTAGATACTTTGGAATACACTGAGAATGTCCTTGAAAATGAGATCAATTCAGCGAATGACAATCCTATTATCAATGTAGAAGATAAGCATGTTTATCATGGTGGAAATTTCCACGGAGACTATATTTCTCTTGAAATGGACAAGCTGAAGATCGTTGTTACCAAGCTTACGATGCTTGCTGAAAGGCAGTTGAACTACCTTTTAAACTCAAAGATCAACGAAATCTTGCCTCCTTTTGTAAATTTAGGTAAATTAGGCTTTAATTTCGGGATGCAGGGCGTTCAGTTTACAGCAACATCTACTACGGCAGAAAGCCAGATGCTTTCAAATTCCATGTATGTACACAGTATACCTAATAATAATGATAATCAGGATATTGTAAGCATGGGAACCAACGCTGCGGTGATCTGCAGAAAAGTGATTGAGAATGCATTTGAAGTATTGGCGATTGAAGCCATTACCATTATTCAGGCTGTGGAATATCTTGGGTTTCAGGATAAAGTTTCATCCTCTACCAAAGAGCTGTATGATGAGATCAGAAAGATCATTCCAGCTTTCTCAGACGATATGGTAATGTACCCGTACCTGGAGGAAGTGAAGAAATATTTAAAAGCAATGTAA
- a CDS encoding NAD(P)/FAD-dependent oxidoreductase — MSKEFVDVLVIGAGPSGCVSSSYLKKNDINVKVVEKTNFPRLVVGESLIPRVMDHFDEAGLFPALDKMGFEKKLGARFLRGNEVCIFDFSDKFGEGWDWTWQVPRADFDNTLAQEVIKKGIDLEFETEVIDIRFDGTDSITTVKTKDGETKEIHAKFVIDSSGYGRVLPRLFDLEKPSKLSPHSAIFAHVEDINREEGEEGTLISFDIIETEVWLWVIPFSNGNTSVGIVGPTEYIEKLSETGNATEALRKAISLSDYYVKRFGNVDFLFEPRHLKDYSCSVKQLFGDGYALTGNASEFLDPVFSSGMAFATESGMLAAKLALRQLNGEKIDWQKDYTDYILYGVDVFTTYVKEWYTGNLQELFFHRPENEDVKRKICAVLAGYVWNKDNPFVKKHDTVVKNLANLIKQERQEQQNES, encoded by the coding sequence ATGAGCAAAGAATTTGTTGATGTTCTCGTAATCGGGGCTGGGCCTTCCGGATGCGTATCTTCTTCATACTTAAAGAAGAACGATATCAACGTAAAAGTTGTTGAAAAAACAAATTTCCCAAGACTGGTTGTAGGCGAAAGCTTAATCCCCAGGGTAATGGATCATTTTGATGAGGCGGGACTTTTTCCTGCTTTAGATAAAATGGGCTTTGAAAAAAAACTGGGTGCGCGTTTTTTACGGGGCAACGAAGTTTGCATCTTTGATTTTAGCGATAAGTTCGGAGAAGGCTGGGATTGGACATGGCAGGTTCCGAGAGCTGATTTTGATAATACTCTTGCCCAGGAAGTTATCAAGAAAGGCATTGATCTGGAATTTGAAACGGAAGTTATTGACATTCGATTTGATGGTACGGATTCTATAACTACTGTAAAAACGAAAGATGGTGAAACGAAAGAAATCCATGCTAAGTTCGTGATCGATTCCAGCGGCTACGGAAGGGTACTGCCAAGGCTTTTTGATCTTGAAAAACCTTCAAAATTATCTCCGCATTCTGCTATTTTTGCTCATGTAGAGGATATTAACAGAGAGGAGGGCGAAGAGGGAACTTTGATCTCTTTTGACATTATTGAAACTGAGGTTTGGCTTTGGGTCATTCCTTTTTCCAATGGAAATACAAGCGTGGGAATTGTAGGTCCTACAGAATATATAGAAAAACTGTCTGAAACCGGGAATGCAACAGAGGCTTTGAGAAAAGCAATCTCTTTATCTGATTATTATGTGAAAAGATTCGGAAATGTAGATTTTCTTTTTGAGCCAAGGCATCTGAAAGATTATTCATGTTCTGTAAAACAGCTGTTCGGAGACGGATACGCTCTGACAGGAAATGCTTCAGAATTCCTTGATCCTGTTTTCTCATCGGGAATGGCATTTGCCACAGAATCAGGAATGCTTGCTGCAAAACTAGCTTTAAGACAACTCAACGGTGAGAAGATCGACTGGCAAAAAGATTATACAGATTATATTCTGTACGGAGTGGACGTTTTCACAACTTATGTGAAAGAATGGTATACGGGAAATCTTCAGGAGCTTTTCTTTCACAGACCTGAAAACGAAGATGTAAAGAGAAAAATATGTGCTGTTTTAGCCGGATATGTCTGGAATAAAGACAATCCTTTTGTAAAGAAACACGATACAGTGGTTAAAAATCTTGCCAACCTTATTAAGCAGGAAAGGCAAGAACAGCAGAATGAATCATAA
- a CDS encoding phenylacetate--CoA ligase family protein has protein sequence MEFYPAIERSDLQNIKKFQEQKLQELLVYLETHSPFYQKLFKENNINITGILTLEDLQKIPTTTKDDLQQNNQDFFCIPPDKIVDYSTTSGTLGDPVTFGLSDNDLERLAYNEAISFACAGIKKGDVVQMITTIDKRFMAGLAYFLGLRKMGASVVRMGPGIPELQWDSIFRYKPKYLITVPSFLLKMIDYAEKNGLDYKNSSVYGAVCIGESIKNQDFTDNILSQKIKEKWNIKLFSTYASTEMSTAFTECEFQTGGHHHPELIITEILDDSGNPVHEGENGELTITTLGVEAIPLLRFKTGDIVKAHDEPCGCGRNTMRLGPVVGRKQQMIKYKGTTLYPPAMNDILNDFSTILCYQIVIQSNEIGLDEIIIKLSTDQDHEAFVNEVRDHFRAKLRVSPKIEIVDFDTLSKTVFNPNSRKPITFIDLR, from the coding sequence TTGGAATTCTATCCGGCCATCGAAAGATCAGACCTTCAGAACATCAAAAAGTTTCAGGAGCAGAAGCTTCAGGAACTTTTGGTTTATCTTGAAACCCATTCACCTTTTTATCAGAAATTATTCAAAGAAAATAATATCAATATTACAGGCATCCTGACACTGGAAGATCTCCAGAAAATCCCTACGACTACAAAGGATGATCTTCAGCAAAACAACCAGGATTTTTTCTGCATTCCCCCGGACAAAATTGTAGACTACAGTACTACTTCGGGAACCTTAGGTGATCCTGTAACTTTCGGGTTGTCAGACAATGATCTTGAAAGGCTTGCTTATAATGAAGCTATTTCTTTTGCTTGTGCAGGAATTAAGAAAGGGGATGTTGTGCAGATGATCACGACAATCGATAAGAGATTTATGGCAGGTCTTGCCTATTTTCTTGGTTTACGGAAAATGGGAGCCAGCGTTGTAAGAATGGGCCCCGGAATTCCTGAACTTCAGTGGGATTCTATCTTCAGATATAAGCCTAAATACCTTATTACTGTTCCGTCTTTTCTTTTAAAGATGATCGATTATGCCGAAAAAAATGGATTGGATTATAAGAATTCCAGTGTTTATGGAGCGGTATGTATTGGTGAAAGCATCAAAAACCAGGATTTTACAGATAATATCCTTTCACAGAAGATCAAAGAAAAATGGAATATTAAGCTGTTTTCAACATACGCTTCTACTGAAATGAGTACGGCCTTTACGGAATGTGAATTTCAAACAGGAGGGCATCACCATCCGGAACTGATTATCACAGAAATTCTTGACGATAGCGGAAATCCCGTTCATGAAGGAGAAAACGGGGAGCTGACGATCACTACGTTAGGCGTTGAAGCGATTCCTTTGTTGCGTTTTAAGACCGGAGATATTGTAAAAGCACATGATGAACCTTGCGGTTGCGGAAGAAATACCATGAGACTTGGCCCGGTTGTCGGAAGAAAGCAGCAGATGATCAAATATAAAGGAACAACCCTGTATCCGCCTGCGATGAATGATATTTTAAATGATTTCAGTACTATTTTATGCTATCAGATCGTTATTCAGTCTAATGAAATCGGGCTGGATGAAATTATCATTAAATTAAGCACAGATCAGGACCATGAAGCCTTTGTCAATGAAGTTCGTGATCATTTTCGCGCAAAACTAAGAGTGAGCCCAAAAATCGAAATCGTAGATTTTGATACGCTGTCCAAAACTGTTTTTAATCCGAACAGCAGAAAACCGATCACATTTATAGATTTAAGATAA